In a single window of the Acyrthosiphon pisum isolate AL4f chromosome X, pea_aphid_22Mar2018_4r6ur, whole genome shotgun sequence genome:
- the LOC100168689 gene encoding probable 28S rRNA (cytosine-C(5))-methyltransferase isoform X1 produces the protein MVTEKPVKIMNKNHDKTTGLYKIAAKILKKVKTGSSFKTQLYQAQYPNKLLLNAVLMNVFKWENVIDVLVEKSNILEKENNMDRELVYVLITEMMWSKFGLKGTAKNILAVKKYKDEFLQLMKENDLEKLTSSTHTKVMKPRFFRVNTLLTTLEKILEKLSELKFIKLKTPKSYAQFLELIKSDKFKGRNVFVQDIHIKELLVFNSKVKFYEIEEYNNGSLIVQDKASCLAAYLLNPKSNSTVLDMCAAPGMKTSHLAAIMQNTGKLYAVDRSKERFYILQNMLEKYGVQNVETFNMDALTFPYYDDVKYILLDPSCSGSGIVDRVRNDSSGQNQNFQTRLKKLANVHAQLLNHALKSYPNLERLVYSTCSANHEENEAVVDEALSINGKFKLLDCTKMVKGWTNKGAPGYDCSEMCLNAVPSVDCTNGFFISVFVRRDLEDNDIAEEEENIEDSEDIKEERVVEDNEIVDKKVKILKKPIISNNDTNVENKSQIKKNKKRKRNEVVKEEKVFEHNEIVDKKVKKVKKSSITNTNKNLENKSQIIKNKNIEGTPLVKSKNAKRRERRLKLEKANESSGLQTTKTKKQKKVKVEET, from the exons ATGGTTACTGAAAAACcagtaaaaattatgaacaaaaacCATGATAAAACCACTGGACTATATAAAATTGCTgcgaaaatattgaaaaaagtcAAAACCGGAAGCAGTTTTAAAACTCAGCTTTATCAAGCACAGTATCCA aataaattattgttgaatgCTGTGCTgatgaatgtttttaaatgGGAAAATGTGATAGATGTGTTAGtagaaaaaagtaatatattggaaaaagaaaataatatggacCGTGAATTAGTGTATGTACTCATCACTGAAATGATGTGGTCAAAATTTGGATTAAAAGGCActgctaaaaatatattagcagtaaaaaaatataaggatgAATTTCTACAACTTATGAAAGAAAATGATTTAGAAAAACTAACTTCTTCCACGCATACtaaag ttatgaAACCTAGGTTTTTCCGTGTTAACACATTATTAACTacactagaaaaaatattagaaaaattatcagaactcaaatttattaaattaaaaacgccAAAATCTTATGCTCAATTTTTGGAATTAATCAAATCTGACAAGTTCAAAGGAAGAAATGTTTTTGTTCAAGATATTCACATTAAAGAattgttagtttttaattcaaaagtGAAGTTTTATGAAATTGAAGAGTACAATAATGGATCTTTAATTGTACAAGATAAG GCAAGTTGTTTGGCTGCTTATCTATTAAATCCAAAATCAAATAGTACTGTGTTAGATATGTGTGCCGCTCCTGGTATGAAGACATCTCATTTAGCTGCTATTATGCAAAATACAGG taaactgTATGCTGTTGATCGCTCTAAGGAAAGATTCTATATATTGCAAAATATGTTGGAAAAATATGGTGTACAAAATGTGGAAACATTCAATATGGATGCACTAACTTTTCCTTATTATGATGATGTCAAATATATATTGTTGGACCCATCATGTTCTGGTtctg GTATTGTGGATAGAGTTCGAAATGATTCATCAgggcaaaatcaaaattttcaaacaagATTGAAAAAATTAGCTAATGTCCATGCTCAGTTATTAAACCATGCATTGAAAAGTTATCCTAATTTAGAACGATTGGTTTATTCTACTTGCTCTGCAAATCATGAAGAAAATGAAGCTGTTGTTGACGAAGCCTTATCTATTAATGGAAAATTTAAGCTTTTAGATTGTACTAAAATGGTGAAAGGCTGGACTAACAAAGGAGCTCCTGGTTATGATTGTTCGGAAATGTGTCTTAATGCTGTTCCAAGTGTTGATTGTACTAATGGATTTTTCATTTCCGTGTTTGTTCGTCGGGATTTAGAAGATAATGACATTGctgaagaagaagaaaatattGAAGATAGTGAAGATATCAAAGAGGAAAGAGTTGTTGAAGATAATGAAATTGTTGATAAGAaggttaaaatacttaaaaaaccaattattagtaataatgatacaaatgtagagaataaatctcaaattaaaaaaaacaaaaaaaggaaaCGTAATGAAGTCGTAAAAGAGGAAAAAGTGTTTGAACATAATGAAATTGTTGATAAGAaggttaaaaaagttaaaaaatcaagtattactaatactaataaaaatttagaaaataaatctcaaattataaaaaacaaaaatattgaaggtACACCattagtaaaaagtaaaaatgcaaaaagaaGAGAAAGAAGGCTGAAACTGGAAAAAGCGAATGAGTCAAGTGGCCTACAAACTACAAAaactaagaaacaaaaaaaagtaaaagtagAAGAAActtaa
- the LOC100161011 gene encoding uncharacterized protein LOC100161011, with amino-acid sequence MDYEESYNDVKPPKRNRSGKVVHTGQKQIIINVYEDILIKDPDIMYNNIVARVSAACGIGILTVKNTISEYKRTGKVSSPMNKKKRPTIINKVDDFHKFAIRQKIHAFWFRREIPTLAKIIQVVNDDPDLPNITRTSFQRLLKSMQFEYTKRYRDSALTEREDLVTWRRSYISDIRRYRQEGRTIYFLDEKLVNAEAFSSRVCVDQLKQSHRDAFLRGLVTESRNSTGKGKLLIVVHIGSAEGFVTGDLLCFESKKNTSDYHDEINGNTFFEWFCSVLPLLKDNSVIVMDNAPYHSVKTEQTPTSSWKKAAIIEWLESKGVETNPFMIKFELLKIVRELKHKYDLYVVDEEAKKQNKIVLRLPPYHCELNPIELVWSVVKGHVNAKNTTFKINDVQQLLNDGIQKVTPEMWSNFVSHTIKEEDKLWQVDYISDEILDEESTSHVLMMPGLTTSDSENSN; translated from the exons atggACTATGAAGAATCATATAACGATGTAAAACCCCCAAAACGAAATCGTAGTGGAAAG gTTGTTCATACCGGCcagaaacaaattattataaatgtatacgagGATATCCTTATCAAAGATCccgatattatgtataacaatattgtggCAAGGGTGTCTGCAGCATGTGGAATTGGAATACTAACAGTCAAAAACACTATTAGTGAATACAAGCGTACGGGAAAAGTATCCTCACCAATGAACAAAAAGAAAAgacctactataataaataaagtggACGATTTTCATAAATTTGCAATTCGTCAAAAAATCCATGCATTTTGGTTCAGACGAGAAATTCCGACATTAGCAAAAATTATACAAGTTGTAAACGATGATCCGGATCTTCCAAATATAACACGTACATCATTCCAAAGATTGTTAAAGAGCATGCAATTTGAGTACACAAAAAGGTACAGGGACAGTGCTCTTACTGAAAGGGAGGATCTTGTTACTTGGCGGCGCAGTTATATTTCTGACATTCGACGTTATCGACAGGAAGGccgaacaatttattttttggatgaAAAGTTGGTCAATGCTGAAGCTTTTTCTTCAAGAGTGTGTGTCGATCAATTAAAACAATCTCACCGAGATGCTTTCCTCAGAGGCTTAGTTACAGAGTCACGTAATTCAACAGGAAAAGGCAAACTGCTCATTGTTGTTCATATCGGGTCGGCTGAGGGTTTCGTCACAGGTGATCTTTTGTGttttgaatctaaaaaaaacacatctgACTATCATGATGAAATTAACGGCAATACATTTTTCGAATGGTTCTGTAGCGTTTTACCTTTATTGAAAGATAACTCGGTAATAGTCATGGATAATGCACCGTACCATTCGGTGAAAACAGAACAAACACCAACCTCTTCTTGGAAAAAGGCTGCCATAATTGAATGGCTTGAATCCAAAGGCGTAGAGACCAACCCATTCATGATTAAATTTgagttgttaaaaattgttcgAGAGTTAAAACACAAATATGATTTGTACGTGGTTGATGAAGAggccaaaaaacaaaacaaaattgtactACGTTTACCTCCATACCACTGCGAACTCAATCCCATTGAGTTGGTATGGTCGGTAGTAAAAGGACATGTGAACgcaaaaaacacaacatttaagaTAAATGACGTTCAGCAATTATTAAACGATGGTATACAAAAAGTGACACCTGAAATGTGGTCCAATTTTGTTTCACACACTATAAAAGAAGAGGACAAACTTTGGCAGGTAGACTATATTTCTGATGAGATATTGGACGAAGAATCGACATCTCACGTGTTAATGATGCCTGGATTGACGACATCTGATTCAGAAAACAGCAATTga